One window of the Mycobacterium sp. SVM_VP21 genome contains the following:
- a CDS encoding acetyl/propionyl/methylcrotonyl-CoA carboxylase subunit alpha, protein MANHASSKISKVLVANRGEIAVRVIRAARDAGLASVAVYAEPDADAPHVRLADEAFALGGQTSAESYLVFEKILDAAAQSGANAIHPGYGFLSENGDFAQAVIDAGLIWIGPSPQSIRDLGDKVTARHIAARAKAPLVPGTPDPVKDADEVVAFAKEYGVPVAIKAAFGGGGRGMKVARTIEEIPELFESATREAVAAFGRGECFVERYLDKPRHVEAQVIADQHGNVIVAGTRDCSLQRRFQKLVEEAPAPFLTDAQRKEIHESAKRICKEAGYYGAGTVEYLVGQDGLISFLEVNTRLQVEHPVTEETSGIDLVREQFRIANGETLDITEDPAPRGHSIEFRINGEDAGRGFLPAPGPVTRFDPPTGPGIRMDSGVETGSVIGGQFDSMLAKLIVTGATRTEALERARRALDEFHVEGLATVIPFDRVVVRDPAFVGDENGFTVHTRWIETEFENTIEPFTGGEPLDEDDAQPRQKVVVEVGGRRLEVSLPGDLALGGGAGGAAGAIRKKPKARKRGAHGGAAASGDAVTAPMQGTVVKVAVEEGQEVAAGDLVVVLEAMKMENPVTAHKDGVITGLSAEAGSAITQGTVLCEIK, encoded by the coding sequence GTGGCGAACCATGCCAGCTCGAAGATCTCCAAGGTGCTCGTCGCCAACCGCGGGGAGATCGCAGTCCGGGTGATCCGCGCCGCGCGCGACGCCGGATTGGCCAGCGTGGCCGTGTACGCCGAGCCCGACGCCGACGCACCCCACGTCCGGCTCGCCGATGAGGCCTTCGCCCTGGGTGGGCAGACCTCGGCCGAGTCCTACCTGGTGTTCGAGAAGATCCTCGACGCCGCCGCCCAGTCGGGCGCCAACGCCATCCACCCCGGCTACGGCTTTCTCTCGGAGAACGGCGACTTCGCCCAGGCCGTGATCGACGCCGGGCTGATCTGGATCGGGCCGAGCCCGCAGTCGATTCGCGACCTCGGCGACAAGGTCACCGCGCGCCACATTGCCGCCCGCGCCAAGGCTCCGCTGGTGCCCGGCACCCCGGACCCGGTCAAGGACGCCGACGAGGTGGTGGCCTTCGCCAAGGAGTACGGCGTGCCGGTGGCGATCAAGGCCGCGTTCGGCGGCGGTGGCCGCGGCATGAAGGTGGCCCGCACCATCGAGGAGATCCCCGAGCTCTTCGAGTCCGCGACCCGTGAGGCGGTAGCCGCGTTCGGTCGCGGCGAGTGCTTCGTGGAGCGCTACCTGGATAAGCCGCGCCACGTCGAGGCCCAGGTCATCGCTGACCAGCACGGCAACGTCATCGTCGCGGGCACCCGCGACTGCTCGCTGCAGCGCCGCTTCCAGAAGCTGGTCGAGGAGGCCCCGGCGCCGTTCCTGACCGACGCGCAGCGCAAGGAGATCCACGAGTCCGCCAAGCGGATCTGCAAAGAGGCCGGCTACTACGGTGCCGGCACCGTGGAATACCTGGTCGGCCAGGACGGCCTGATCAGCTTCCTGGAGGTCAACACCCGTCTGCAGGTGGAACACCCGGTCACCGAGGAAACCTCCGGCATCGACCTGGTGCGCGAGCAGTTCCGCATCGCCAACGGCGAGACCCTCGACATCACCGAGGACCCCGCACCGCGCGGCCACTCCATCGAGTTCCGCATCAACGGCGAGGACGCCGGCCGCGGCTTCCTGCCCGCCCCCGGCCCGGTGACCCGCTTCGACCCGCCGACCGGCCCCGGCATCCGGATGGACTCCGGCGTGGAGACCGGTTCGGTGATCGGCGGCCAGTTCGACTCGATGCTGGCCAAGCTGATCGTGACCGGCGCGACCCGCACCGAGGCCCTCGAGCGCGCCCGGCGCGCCCTGGACGAGTTCCACGTCGAGGGGCTGGCCACGGTCATCCCGTTCGACCGCGTGGTGGTACGCGACCCGGCCTTTGTCGGCGACGAGAACGGCTTCACGGTGCACACCCGCTGGATCGAGACCGAGTTCGAGAACACCATCGAACCGTTCACCGGTGGCGAGCCCCTCGACGAGGATGATGCCCAGCCGCGGCAGAAGGTGGTCGTCGAGGTCGGCGGACGACGCCTGGAGGTGTCGCTGCCTGGTGATCTGGCGCTGGGCGGCGGTGCGGGCGGCGCCGCCGGCGCAATCCGCAAAAAGCCGAAGGCCCGCAAGCGTGGCGCACACGGCGGCGCGGCGGCATCCGGTGACGCAGTGACCGCACCGATGCAGGGCACCGTGGTGAAGGTGGCCGTCGAGGAGGGCCAGGAGGTCGCCGCCGGTGACCTGGTCGTAGTCCTGGAGGCTATGAAGATGGAGAACCCGGTGACCGCGCACAAGGACGGTGTCATCACCGGCCTGTCGGCAGAGGCCGGGTCGGCCATCACGCAGGGCACCGTGCTCTGCGAGATCAAGTAG
- a CDS encoding TIGR03557 family F420-dependent LLM class oxidoreductase, with translation MTRFGYTLMTEQSGPAELVGYAVAAEERGFDFAVCSDHFSPWLVSQGHAPNAWALLGAVAHATQDIGLYSYVTCPTMRYHPAVVAQQAATVQILAEGRFTLGLGSGENLNEHIVTGAGWPNVVRRQAMLGEAIKIIRELLMGETVDHHGDHFEVDQARLWDLPDIPVALAVAMSGPKGVDRFAAAADHLIAVQPDRDLVQSWHAARQAAGLAGGRVIGQLPVCWDLDRDKAIQRAHRQFRWFGGGWSVNSELPTPAAFAAATRYVQPRDVAGAIPCGPELDAIVDAVGAYRDAGFTDIALIQIGGETQEAFLKEAAEPLLAALRDAP, from the coding sequence ATGACACGCTTCGGCTACACCCTGATGACCGAACAGAGCGGGCCCGCAGAGCTGGTCGGCTACGCCGTTGCCGCCGAGGAACGCGGTTTCGACTTCGCGGTGTGCAGCGATCATTTTTCGCCGTGGCTGGTGTCGCAGGGCCACGCTCCCAACGCGTGGGCGCTGCTGGGCGCGGTCGCGCACGCCACTCAAGACATAGGCCTTTACAGCTACGTCACCTGCCCGACGATGCGCTATCACCCGGCGGTCGTGGCCCAGCAGGCTGCCACCGTGCAGATTCTGGCCGAGGGCCGGTTCACCCTGGGGCTGGGCAGCGGGGAGAACCTCAACGAGCACATCGTGACGGGCGCGGGGTGGCCGAACGTAGTGCGCAGGCAAGCCATGCTCGGTGAAGCCATCAAGATCATCCGCGAGCTGCTGATGGGGGAGACGGTTGACCACCACGGCGACCATTTCGAAGTCGACCAGGCGCGGCTCTGGGACCTGCCGGACATCCCGGTCGCGTTGGCCGTGGCCATGTCGGGGCCCAAAGGCGTCGACAGATTCGCCGCGGCTGCCGATCACCTGATCGCGGTGCAGCCCGACCGGGATCTGGTCCAGTCCTGGCACGCCGCACGGCAGGCGGCCGGATTGGCGGGTGGGCGCGTCATCGGGCAGTTACCAGTGTGCTGGGATCTCGACCGGGATAAGGCAATACAGCGCGCCCACCGGCAATTCCGCTGGTTCGGCGGCGGCTGGTCGGTCAATTCCGAGCTGCCGACACCGGCGGCGTTCGCGGCCGCCACCCGCTACGTGCAGCCGCGCGACGTTGCCGGGGCCATACCGTGTGGGCCGGAACTGGACGCAATCGTCGACGCCGTCGGCGCCTACCGCGACGCCGGTTTCACCGACATCGCGCTGATCCAGATCGGCGGGGAGACCCAGGAAGCCTTCCTCAAGGAGGCCGCAGAGCCGCTGCTGGCGGCGCTGCGCGACGCACCTTAA
- a CDS encoding iron-containing redox enzyme family protein, with product MRTAMIPTEPRLPAACGPLSATVCGLLRRPAGAAAELIAPTTGTDPYGRDLQLALYVCYELHYRGFADVDPGWEWDATLLGLRTQLERAFLARVRRDVGVIPPDATADAEMDAASTEPVHGAGPSWYLRDHGTWEQAREYFVHRSLYHLKEGDPHAWIIPRLTGQAKASFVAVEFDEYGAGRGPRVHQQLFADLLTAAGLDAGYLAYLDVVPAESLAVVNLMSLFGLHRRWRGAAAGHFAATEITSPPGSSRLVAALRRMGAPEPCVAFYAEHVEADAVHEQVVRNDVIGHLLDENPHLETDVVFGIRALGAVENRLADVMASAWSAGRSSLLGT from the coding sequence GTGCGCACCGCAATGATCCCCACCGAACCTCGACTGCCCGCCGCGTGCGGGCCGTTGTCTGCGACGGTGTGCGGCCTCTTGCGTCGGCCCGCCGGCGCGGCCGCTGAGCTCATCGCCCCGACCACCGGCACCGACCCGTACGGCCGCGACCTGCAACTGGCGCTCTACGTCTGCTACGAGTTGCATTACCGCGGGTTCGCCGATGTCGACCCCGGTTGGGAGTGGGACGCCACCCTATTGGGACTACGCACGCAACTCGAACGCGCGTTCCTCGCCCGTGTGCGTCGCGATGTCGGAGTGATACCGCCAGACGCGACGGCCGATGCCGAAATGGATGCCGCGTCAACCGAGCCCGTGCACGGCGCCGGACCCTCGTGGTATCTGCGCGATCACGGCACCTGGGAGCAGGCTCGCGAGTACTTCGTCCACCGATCGCTGTACCACCTCAAGGAGGGCGATCCGCACGCCTGGATCATCCCGCGCCTGACCGGCCAGGCCAAGGCGTCGTTTGTCGCGGTCGAATTCGACGAGTACGGCGCCGGGCGGGGTCCGCGGGTGCACCAGCAGCTCTTCGCCGACCTGCTCACCGCGGCCGGGCTGGATGCCGGTTACCTCGCCTACCTCGATGTTGTCCCTGCCGAGTCGCTGGCGGTGGTGAATCTGATGTCGCTGTTCGGGTTGCATCGCCGCTGGCGGGGTGCGGCCGCCGGACACTTCGCGGCCACCGAGATCACCTCACCTCCGGGCTCGAGCCGGTTGGTCGCGGCGCTGCGGCGGATGGGCGCGCCGGAGCCGTGCGTAGCGTTCTACGCCGAGCACGTCGAGGCCGACGCGGTACACGAGCAGGTGGTGCGCAATGACGTGATCGGCCACCTGTTGGACGAGAATCCGCATTTGGAGACCGATGTCGTATTCGGTATCCGAGCTCTCGGCGCCGTGGAAAATCGGCTCGCCGACGTGATGGCATCAGCCTGGTCAGCGGGGCGCTCGTCACTGCTCGGGACGTGA
- a CDS encoding STAS domain-containing protein, with translation MTINKITQSAFATPATEATQVWRNHTAKFTVHWGRSGAVVAVDGEIDAANASPFADYAKRCAECCEWLVVDLSELTFIGTTGFSALQSISAQCSGAQTNLKVVPSPALSTLLRICDPHSRLPLVPSLRDALAEVQRPGRPLRLVP, from the coding sequence ATGACGATCAACAAGATTACTCAGAGCGCTTTTGCCACTCCGGCAACGGAAGCCACCCAAGTTTGGCGCAATCACACCGCCAAGTTCACCGTTCATTGGGGTCGCTCCGGAGCCGTCGTCGCCGTAGATGGAGAGATCGACGCGGCGAACGCCAGCCCATTCGCGGACTATGCCAAACGGTGCGCCGAGTGCTGCGAATGGCTGGTGGTGGACCTATCTGAGCTGACATTCATTGGAACCACCGGATTTTCAGCTCTTCAGTCGATCAGCGCGCAGTGTTCCGGCGCGCAGACCAATCTGAAGGTGGTTCCGAGTCCCGCACTGTCCACTCTGCTGCGGATCTGCGATCCACACTCTCGGCTTCCGCTGGTGCCCTCGCTGAGGGACGCGTTGGCAGAGGTCCAACGGCCCGGTCGGCCGCTTCGCCTCGTCCCGTGA
- a CDS encoding catalase yields MATEDRDGKQRQLDDYRFDRQSGYLTTQQGVRVDHTDDALTVGERGPTLLEDFHAREKITHFDHERIPERVVHARGAGAYGYFEPYDDSLAQYTAARFLTTPGTRTPVFVRFSTVAGSRGSADTVRDVRGFATKFYTEAGNYDLVGNNFPVFFIQDGIKFPDFVHAVKPEPDNEIPQAQSAHDTLWDFVSLQPETLHAIMWLMSDRALPRSYRMMQGFGVHTFRFVNASGEGTFVKFHWKPKLGVHSLIWDECQKIAGKDPDFNRRDLWDAIEAGQFPEWELGVQLVAEAEEFKFDFDLLDATKIIPEEQVPVRPVGKMVLNRNPENFFAETEQVAFCTANVVPGIDFTNDPLLQFRNFSYLDTQLIRLGGPNFAQLPINRPVAQVRNNQHDGYGQQAIPRGKSSYYKNSLGGGCPALADEGVFRHYTEKVDGAKIRKRAASFENHYGQARMFYRSMTAPEARHIVAAYAFELGKCEHVEIRQRAVEQLNMVDHDLARQVAEKLGLDAPGEKPVDEVVLSPALSQLSDTGTPADEDPPGIESRKIAVLAADGVDVVGVERFVAAMRERGAIAEVLAPIAGGELAGGSGGRLGVDRAFTTMASVLYDAVVVPCGPDAVEALSGDGYAVHFVAEAYKHLKVIGAFGAGVKLLPKAGISERPAEDTAVVVASGLVTTTAAADDLNDEFFDAFAAALAGHRAWNRSADAVPA; encoded by the coding sequence GTGGCTACCGAGGACCGTGACGGCAAGCAGCGACAACTCGACGATTACCGGTTCGACCGGCAGTCCGGATACCTCACGACTCAGCAGGGGGTGCGCGTCGACCACACCGACGACGCACTGACGGTCGGTGAGCGTGGGCCCACGCTGCTGGAGGACTTTCACGCCCGGGAGAAGATCACCCACTTCGATCATGAGCGGATTCCCGAACGCGTGGTGCATGCCCGCGGGGCGGGCGCCTACGGCTATTTCGAGCCCTATGACGACTCGCTTGCGCAGTACACCGCGGCACGCTTTCTGACCACGCCAGGCACCAGGACGCCGGTGTTCGTGCGGTTCTCCACCGTGGCCGGCTCGCGCGGTTCGGCCGACACCGTGCGTGACGTACGCGGATTCGCCACCAAGTTCTACACCGAGGCGGGCAACTACGATCTGGTGGGCAACAACTTTCCGGTTTTCTTCATTCAGGACGGCATCAAGTTTCCCGACTTTGTGCATGCGGTGAAACCAGAGCCGGACAACGAGATTCCGCAGGCCCAGTCCGCTCACGACACGCTGTGGGACTTCGTGTCGCTGCAGCCCGAGACGCTGCACGCCATCATGTGGCTGATGTCGGACCGTGCTCTGCCGCGCAGCTACCGGATGATGCAGGGCTTCGGCGTGCACACCTTCCGCTTCGTGAATGCAAGCGGCGAAGGAACGTTCGTGAAGTTCCACTGGAAGCCGAAGCTCGGCGTGCATTCGCTGATCTGGGACGAATGCCAGAAGATCGCCGGCAAGGACCCCGACTTCAACCGGCGCGATCTGTGGGACGCCATCGAGGCCGGTCAATTTCCGGAATGGGAACTTGGAGTGCAGCTGGTTGCCGAAGCCGAGGAGTTCAAGTTCGACTTCGACCTATTGGACGCCACCAAAATCATTCCCGAAGAACAGGTTCCAGTGCGCCCGGTCGGCAAGATGGTGCTCAACCGCAACCCGGAGAACTTCTTCGCCGAAACCGAGCAGGTGGCGTTCTGCACGGCCAACGTCGTGCCGGGAATCGACTTCACCAACGACCCGTTGCTGCAGTTCCGCAACTTCTCCTACCTGGATACGCAGTTGATCCGGCTCGGTGGACCGAACTTTGCTCAGTTGCCGATCAACCGGCCGGTGGCCCAGGTACGCAACAACCAGCACGACGGCTACGGCCAACAGGCGATACCGCGGGGAAAGTCCAGCTACTACAAGAATTCGTTGGGCGGTGGCTGCCCGGCCCTGGCGGACGAGGGCGTGTTCCGGCACTACACCGAGAAGGTGGACGGGGCCAAGATCCGCAAGCGCGCCGCGAGCTTCGAGAACCACTACGGCCAAGCGCGGATGTTCTACCGAAGTATGACCGCGCCCGAAGCGAGACACATCGTCGCCGCCTACGCCTTTGAACTGGGGAAATGCGAACACGTCGAGATCCGGCAGCGCGCTGTCGAACAGCTGAACATGGTCGACCACGATCTGGCGCGCCAGGTGGCCGAGAAACTGGGCCTGGATGCGCCCGGCGAGAAGCCCGTCGACGAGGTGGTGCTGTCGCCGGCGCTCTCGCAGCTGAGCGACACCGGTACCCCGGCCGACGAGGACCCGCCCGGCATCGAAAGCCGCAAGATCGCGGTGCTGGCCGCCGACGGTGTGGACGTGGTGGGTGTCGAACGGTTCGTCGCGGCGATGCGGGAACGCGGCGCGATCGCCGAAGTGCTGGCGCCGATCGCCGGCGGTGAACTGGCCGGGGGTTCGGGCGGCCGACTGGGTGTCGACCGGGCCTTCACGACGATGGCGTCGGTGCTCTACGACGCGGTGGTCGTGCCGTGCGGGCCAGACGCGGTGGAGGCGTTGTCCGGCGATGGGTATGCGGTGCACTTCGTCGCGGAGGCCTACAAGCACCTCAAGGTGATCGGGGCGTTCGGGGCAGGCGTCAAACTGTTGCCCAAGGCCGGCATCTCCGAGCGACCGGCCGAGGACACCGCGGTCGTCGTCGCCTCCGGGTTGGTGACGACGACGGCCGCGGCCGACGACTTGAATGACGAGTTCTTCGACGCGTTCGCCGCTGCACTCGCCGGGCACCGCGCCTGGAACCGCTCTGCCGACGCGGTTCCTGCCTAG
- a CDS encoding HAD family hydrolase gives MSAQSAVLFDVDGTLVDSNYLHVHAWRHAFAELDLEVESWRIHRAIGMDGSALVRLLSDDASDDVRRRLNELHSRYYLQSATLLAPLPGARKLLERIAALGLPVVLATSAPEDELAVLRKALDCDDLVAAVTSSADVDVAKPNPDISAIALERVGATAGRAVFVGDAVWDAQACVRAGVPSIGLLSGGVSRAELDTAGATVVFDNADDLLEHLDQTLIAGLADGRG, from the coding sequence GTGAGCGCCCAATCGGCTGTGTTGTTCGACGTCGACGGCACCCTGGTCGATTCCAACTATCTGCACGTGCACGCCTGGCGGCATGCGTTCGCCGAGCTAGACCTGGAGGTGGAATCGTGGCGGATCCACCGCGCCATCGGCATGGACGGATCCGCACTGGTGCGTCTGCTGTCTGACGACGCTTCCGACGACGTCCGGCGGCGCCTCAACGAGCTGCACTCGCGGTACTATCTGCAGTCAGCGACTCTGCTGGCGCCACTGCCGGGTGCCCGGAAGCTGCTGGAACGCATAGCTGCTCTTGGCCTTCCGGTGGTGCTGGCCACCTCGGCACCCGAGGACGAGTTGGCGGTGCTGCGCAAGGCGCTCGATTGTGACGACCTTGTCGCGGCGGTCACCTCGTCTGCCGATGTGGATGTCGCGAAGCCGAATCCCGACATCAGCGCGATTGCGCTGGAACGGGTCGGCGCAACGGCGGGGCGTGCCGTCTTCGTGGGCGACGCAGTCTGGGATGCCCAAGCGTGCGTGCGCGCCGGGGTGCCCAGCATCGGTCTACTCAGCGGCGGCGTCTCCCGCGCCGAGTTGGATACGGCCGGTGCGACGGTAGTTTTCGACAACGCCGACGATTTACTGGAGCACCTGGATCAGACGCTGATCGCCGGCCTGGCCGACGGGCGGGGTTGA
- a CDS encoding ChaB family protein: MPKTTKSGTVKRGELPSTLQRSGAKAQRTFAKAHDAAAKEYGSEQRAHRVAYAALKHSFEKVGDHWEPKKKRGPSDKLAAGGGPNNSGPSAEGVDANASKQHLLDVARRLDIHGRSTMRKAELVTAIKKHNRRVRGK; the protein is encoded by the coding sequence ATGCCCAAGACGACGAAGAGCGGCACCGTTAAGCGTGGCGAGCTGCCCAGCACGCTACAGCGCTCCGGCGCCAAGGCGCAGCGCACCTTCGCCAAGGCGCACGATGCCGCCGCCAAGGAATATGGCAGCGAGCAACGTGCGCACCGAGTCGCCTATGCCGCGCTGAAGCACAGTTTTGAGAAGGTGGGGGACCACTGGGAACCCAAGAAGAAGCGCGGCCCGTCGGACAAGCTCGCGGCCGGCGGCGGTCCGAACAACTCCGGACCGTCTGCGGAGGGCGTCGACGCCAACGCCAGCAAGCAGCATCTGCTGGACGTAGCCCGCCGGCTGGACATTCACGGACGATCGACGATGCGCAAAGCTGAACTGGTCACGGCGATCAAGAAGCACAACCGCCGGGTCCGCGGCAAATAG
- a CDS encoding universal stress protein: MASNTASAGIVVGVDGSSASRAAVRWGAQEADRRALPLTLVHAASTQLSPLMARRIVFGQHELPHRRVQRIVDDAVDVASDSGRGAVPAQLKAKVVFTDPVDVLADLSRQADLVVVGSSGRRRLRHLLSGSVGAALTPRCQCPLAVIQDDDRARPAPASVPLQVDPTGW, encoded by the coding sequence ATGGCTTCGAATACTGCAAGTGCCGGAATCGTGGTCGGCGTCGACGGATCCTCGGCGTCTCGGGCCGCTGTGCGCTGGGGAGCCCAGGAAGCTGACCGCCGTGCGTTACCACTCACTCTGGTGCACGCGGCCTCGACCCAGTTATCACCTCTGATGGCCCGACGGATCGTGTTCGGCCAACACGAATTGCCGCATCGGCGCGTGCAACGGATCGTCGATGACGCCGTCGACGTCGCCAGTGACAGTGGCCGTGGCGCCGTGCCGGCGCAACTGAAGGCCAAGGTGGTGTTTACCGATCCGGTTGACGTGCTGGCTGATTTGTCCCGACAAGCCGATCTGGTTGTCGTCGGATCAAGCGGCCGTCGACGGCTGCGGCATCTATTGTCGGGCTCGGTCGGTGCGGCATTGACGCCACGCTGCCAATGCCCGCTGGCGGTCATTCAGGATGACGACCGAGCGAGGCCAGCGCCCGCGAGCGTTCCACTGCAGGTCGACCCGACGGGATGGTAG
- a CDS encoding sensor histidine kinase, with translation MTVAADADRGTFKHIALFYRSPQEYLDYLVPFITDGVALGLPILVAVPEPNLSLLHGALPADAVEAVALADMNQVGRNPSHILGGVFGTFAARHPSGRVQMVGEPVWSSRSKPEYPACVQHEALVNEAFTGREITVVCPYDATHLDSHILIDAEITHPSLGRCGQPERTSSGFAPETAWARYNEPLPSSPTAASYTLRRLADLAGARQFAARYARWFGVADADIADLQLIVNELASNSLQHGRGPRALLLWEAGDQLICQVRDAGHLTDRLAGRRPIIGGYADGCGLFVVNATAELVRIHTTASGTTVQAHLRMRKST, from the coding sequence ATGACCGTCGCTGCCGACGCTGATCGCGGCACCTTCAAACACATTGCGTTGTTCTACCGGTCGCCGCAGGAGTACCTGGACTACCTGGTGCCATTCATCACCGATGGCGTAGCCCTAGGCCTTCCCATCTTGGTGGCGGTGCCTGAACCCAACCTCTCGCTGCTACACGGTGCACTCCCCGCAGACGCAGTAGAAGCTGTGGCTCTGGCCGACATGAACCAAGTGGGACGCAACCCCAGCCACATCCTGGGCGGTGTGTTCGGTACCTTCGCCGCTCGGCACCCGTCCGGACGGGTCCAGATGGTCGGCGAGCCGGTCTGGAGCAGTCGATCAAAGCCGGAGTATCCGGCCTGCGTGCAGCACGAGGCACTGGTCAATGAGGCATTCACTGGCCGGGAAATCACGGTGGTCTGCCCTTACGATGCAACACATTTGGATTCCCACATTCTCATCGACGCCGAGATCACCCACCCGAGTTTGGGCCGCTGCGGGCAGCCAGAGCGCACCAGCTCCGGCTTCGCTCCCGAGACCGCGTGGGCGCGCTACAACGAACCGCTGCCCAGTAGCCCGACCGCGGCAAGCTACACACTGCGCAGACTTGCCGATCTGGCCGGCGCCCGACAATTCGCCGCCAGGTACGCGCGCTGGTTCGGCGTCGCCGACGCCGACATCGCAGATCTGCAGTTGATCGTCAACGAGCTGGCATCTAACAGCCTGCAGCACGGTCGCGGTCCGCGTGCCCTGCTGTTGTGGGAGGCGGGCGACCAATTGATCTGCCAGGTACGCGATGCCGGCCACCTCACCGACCGGCTTGCTGGACGCAGGCCAATCATCGGCGGCTATGCCGACGGGTGCGGGCTGTTCGTGGTCAACGCAACCGCGGAACTGGTGCGTATTCACACCACAGCAAGCGGAACCACGGTACAGGCGCATCTGCGGATGAGGAAGTCCACGTGA
- a CDS encoding HSP20 family small heat-shock protein gives MLMRTDPFRDLDRWTQQVLGTAARPAVMPMDAWRDGDQFIVEFDLPGVAEDSLDLDVERNVLTVHAERPGLDQSREMVSAERPRGVFSRQLFLGDNLDASQIQASYQDGVLRLTIPVAEKAKPRRIKIASSHDERVINA, from the coding sequence ATGTTGATGCGGACCGACCCATTCCGTGATCTCGACCGCTGGACCCAGCAGGTGCTGGGCACCGCGGCACGGCCGGCGGTCATGCCCATGGACGCCTGGCGTGACGGCGACCAGTTCATCGTCGAGTTCGACTTGCCTGGGGTCGCGGAGGATTCCCTGGACCTTGATGTCGAACGCAACGTGCTGACGGTGCACGCCGAGCGTCCAGGGCTGGATCAAAGCCGCGAGATGGTATCCGCGGAACGGCCGCGCGGTGTCTTCAGCCGCCAGTTGTTCCTCGGTGACAATCTCGATGCCAGCCAGATTCAGGCGAGCTATCAGGACGGAGTGCTGCGGCTGACCATTCCGGTCGCCGAGAAGGCAAAGCCGCGGCGAATCAAGATCGCGAGTAGTCACGACGAGCGGGTTATTAACGCCTGA
- a CDS encoding helix-turn-helix transcriptional regulator — MNVRSGLGVYGISVAAELSGIGPQTLRLYESRGLLTPARTAGGTRRYSDDDLARLRRITELVDIGINVAGIGQILGLEARNARLESDNNRLESDNTRLKSDNSQLKSDYALLAAQRAALPAPGTPRPRKRKGS; from the coding sequence ATGAATGTTCGGTCCGGGCTTGGGGTATACGGCATCTCGGTGGCAGCCGAGTTGTCCGGTATCGGACCGCAGACCTTGCGACTCTACGAGAGCCGCGGCCTGCTGACTCCGGCGCGCACCGCGGGCGGAACACGGCGCTACAGCGATGACGATCTTGCGCGGCTGCGACGAATCACGGAGCTGGTAGACATCGGCATCAACGTGGCCGGTATCGGGCAGATCCTCGGCCTAGAAGCGCGTAACGCCCGATTGGAGTCGGACAACAACAGACTGGAATCCGACAACACCCGACTGAAGTCGGACAACTCTCAACTGAAATCGGACTATGCCCTGCTCGCTGCCCAGCGCGCCGCCCTGCCGGCCCCGGGCACGCCACGACCGCGGAAACGAAAGGGGTCATGA
- a CDS encoding CDGSH iron-sulfur domain-containing protein — translation MTVPEKRVVRPVRNGPVLVAGPVRIETPEGVVESDRFMVAICTCGRSRNYPLCDTSHRRRNGAQRRAEADVVKSE, via the coding sequence GTGACGGTCCCGGAGAAAAGGGTGGTACGGCCCGTCCGCAATGGTCCGGTCCTGGTCGCCGGCCCGGTGCGGATCGAGACGCCTGAGGGCGTCGTCGAATCGGATCGGTTTATGGTGGCCATCTGCACGTGTGGGCGCAGCCGCAATTACCCGCTGTGCGACACCAGCCATCGGCGCCGGAATGGGGCACAGCGGCGTGCCGAGGCAGACGTCGTCAAATCCGAGTAG